Within the Streptomyces sp. NBC_00554 genome, the region AGCGCGTCGAACTCGATCGAGCGGCCCTGGACCCTCGCCACGGCCATCTCGGCGGCGGCGCTGGCCTCCTGCGGGTACGACTTGTAGACGCTCATGAACTGGTCGCCCTTGACGATGCGCTGCACCGCGTTGAGCTCGGCGTCCTGCCCGGTGACCGGCGGAACCGTGTTGACGCCCATGGTCTTCATGACGTCGATGACCGCGCCCGCGATGCCGTCGTTGGCGGAGTACACACCGGCGATGTTGTCGAGGCCGACGGCCTCGATGGCCTTCTCCATGTTCTTCTTGGCCTCGGCCGGGAGCCAGTCCTTGGTGTCGTACGTCTTGGCGATGACGACCTTGTCCTTCAGCTCGGTCATCGCGCCAGCCTTGAACTGCGCCGCGTTCGGGTCGGTCACCGACCCGTTCATCATGATGATCTTCTTGCTGGCGGCACCGCTGCCCAGCTCGGAGACGAGCGCCTTGCCCTGCACCTCGCCGACGAGCTCGTTGTCGAAGGAGACGTACGCGTCGATCGGCCCCTGCGCCAGCCTGTCGTAGGCGATGACGGGGATGCCCGCGTCCTTGGCCTTCTGCACGCCGCTCGCGATGGCCTTGGAGTCCACAGCGTCCACGAGGAGGACGTCGACCTTGGCGTCCACCATCTCCTGGAGCTGGCTGGCCTGCTTGTCCGCGTCCGCCCCGGCGTTGGCGTAGACCACCGAACCCTTGTTGTTGGTGAGCTTCGCCACCTCCGACTTGATGATGGGGTAGTCGAACTTCTCGTAACGCGTGTTCTCCGTCTCCGGGAGGAGCAGACCCACCTTGATGTCGTCGCCCTTCGTGGGGCTTGCCTTGGTTTCGCTGCCACCGATCCCGTCCACAACGCCGCAGCCGACGAGGGAGACTGCCATCGCGGACGAGGTCAGGGCTATGACGGTCCGACGGCGACGGGTGTTACGAGTGTTCACATCAGGTGCCTTCCGGGCGAGGTTGCAGCATTGCGACCCAGGTGGCTGAAAGCCAACGCGGCGATTACCTCAGCGTCAAGGAGTAACCACTTAACGAGATGGCAACAGCATGCTGTGTTCCTCAAGTGAACACGATGGGAAGAGGGTGCGCCTCCACTTCCACGGAACCCCTCTGATTCACACACGCCCCTCGTTTCACATACTTCTCGTCACATGCCTACAACCCATGCCCCTGTCCAGGTGTCTTGGTGGTGGCCGATCTACACCACCAAGCGCTACAGGGGAAGCATGAGACCAGTCAGACGCAGCGGAGCGGCAATCGCCATCGCGCTGGCGACAGCCAGCACCGGCGGCCTGCTCACCGCGGCCGCCGCCCCGGCCTCCGCCGCGACAACCTGCGCCTCACCCGTCTATAAACGGCAGTTCTTCGCAAACACCACCTTCTCCGGCACACCGAAGAAAACGGACTGCGACGCCGCGATCGACCAGAACTGGGGCACCGCCGCCCCCGCCTCCGGTCTCCCGGCCAACAACTTCGGCGTCCGCTGGACGGTGACCCGCGACTTCGGCTCCGGCGGCCCGTTCTCGCTCCCCGTCTCCACGCAGGACGGCATCAGGGTCTACCTCGACGGCACCCGCAAGGTCGACATCTGGAAGAACGTGTCCTCGACGGTGAAGAAGACCGTCAACATCACCGTCCCGGCCGGAAAGCACACCCTGCGGGTGGACTACGTCAACTGGACAGGGACAGCGAACGTCAAGTTCGCCTACACCCCCCGCACCACGGCCACCGTCGACAAGGTCAAGCCCCTCACCCCGACGGGCACCGCCGTCACGTACGACAAAACCACCGGCAAGGCCAAGCTCACCTGGTCCAAGAACAAGGAGATGGACCTCGCGGGATACCGCGTCTACCGCCGCCTCAAGGGCAGTACCACCTGGACGAAGCTCACCACCACGACCGCCACCTCGTACACGAACACCCCGCCGACGACCGGCGACACGTACTACTACGAGGTCCGCGCCATCGACAAGGCGGGCAACGAGTCCGGGGGCACGGCGGACAAGGCCGTCACCACCGTCGACAAGACAGCCCC harbors:
- a CDS encoding sugar ABC transporter substrate-binding protein translates to MNTRNTRRRRTVIALTSSAMAVSLVGCGVVDGIGGSETKASPTKGDDIKVGLLLPETENTRYEKFDYPIIKSEVAKLTNNKGSVVYANAGADADKQASQLQEMVDAKVDVLLVDAVDSKAIASGVQKAKDAGIPVIAYDRLAQGPIDAYVSFDNELVGEVQGKALVSELGSGAASKKIIMMNGSVTDPNAAQFKAGAMTELKDKVVIAKTYDTKDWLPAEAKKNMEKAIEAVGLDNIAGVYSANDGIAGAVIDVMKTMGVNTVPPVTGQDAELNAVQRIVKGDQFMSVYKSYPQEASAAAEMAVARVQGRSIEFDALASDKVDSPTNENIPASLVPVVGLTQANIQDTVIQDGIYKIKDICTADYESACEAIDLK